GTCAAAGATAACCATTATTGAATATTGTTAGTATATAATATGGTTCACCTCTAAGTACATGTTGAGTGACTCAGTGGACCCCGTGTGTGGGCCGGCCTGTATGAGGTCTGACAACTCTCTGGACACCATGTAGTAGTTTATTACATGGTCTAGAGCTGTCACTGTACGCTCCATATCTGTTGACAAACATCACAATTCAAATGTGAATAAATAGTATTCCAAAGTTTAGGgatatcaaaaatatatctGATTATGTTTGATGGGCATAATTGTCATAGCTTTATCATGAATGAAATAAAGTATAGGACAGTTTCATCACCTCCTAAGTGTTGGATAATCTAACCATAAGTATTGACAAAGACAAAAAACAATCATACACTTATCAAAAGGTGGTGAAACTGGCCATAAGTGTGAATAAAAATGGAGCTTATGATCATTATAATGCATACTCTATTTGCTCAAAAACAGGCATTTGTTTTCTTTACCCCCTTCACTTCCCACTCTGTTTGTGGGTATCAGATACAGAAAAGTGACTTATGATGTTGCTATATTAGTGTATATATGATAATTGGTGTGctgcagaaaaaaataatacctatttgGTCAGTCCACAATGATATTATGAGCTAACATTTTAATGCTTTctctaaatttatataaaataaatataaaatttaattcaatacCTAACTAATATTCAAGTCAGTAATCCATTAACCACTCAGCCCTTGAGGCCTTGGACCTTGGTGTAACAATACATTTGAGTCTGCCAGTGGAGGAGGACAGGTTAAGCAATCAATACCTcagtttcatgtaggatggtgcaggtgacagttcatttcactcttgaaagtttgcctaGATTaacaataatagtatgtattataatcATCATACCGGCACCTGTCTACATACccatgatttatgaaaaacactTAAGTTCTTAAATAAACTGTAGTTTTTCATAAAGTACCTTCAtttcttgattttattttattcaatcatTGAAGTATGTTAACGAAAAGTTTGCAGAACACTGCCCTAGTGTATCTTACTGTGATGTATCTGCTGTAGACGGGCAGTGTCTCCGTACAGAGGCAGCACAGCCGTCTCCAACTGCTGCAGCCTTTGCTCACAGGCCCCCAGCACATTGCACACATCACTGGCCAAGGTGGAGCTGCGATTGGCTGCTGCTTTCAGCTCTTGTATGTTAGTCATCTCCTGCTTACATCAATAGATAAATCCATAACTAAGTTCAGTTAAGATCAGAGAAATCTGGACAGAGGCAATCCTACTATCATAGGAGACAAATAACAATTAGTGACAGTCACTATAAAGTGAAAATAGGTATGTGTGATGGCATGACCTATTTTCTgatatatggattaatttttatatatatataggttaaTAGTAAATTTGACTCCAAATTTCACGTTCTATgagtacctataataattaactcATACCGTAAATACATTGAGCAACGCCCCTTAGCGTATTACCTTATTTTATCCAAAAGAAATGttctttaaattatattaattatactcgttaaattatattaaaataaaagaatattatatttgtattattgatAAGAAAGTACCCTTTTCAACTTCATTTCAATTTCGAATTTCTTCTCCACTGCGTACATCTTTGCGAGTAagataatatgaatatttttataaaaatatgtaaaacattagtttggtttatttattgattagCAATTATCGTacataatttaaacaataattatatgtaaaaagaCAAAATCTAgaaagtaaaaactaaaaatcgtTTACGctagaaatgaaaatttaaaacattaaacaacACAACAATTcgtaatttcaaaattcaaacgTCAAATATAGCTGTCAGTTGTCACTGTGACACCTGACACTGTCACACTGACATCATAGATTAAATATATAGATGAAAATCAAAGAATAGTAGAAAATACgtttaaaatatatcaaaaagttttttatttattatgaatttaatattattttaactattaaattatttgtatgatgCGCTGTTGTATATAATGTACGCTATGGTACACATTGAAAGACAATCGGTGAAAAATAGTTGTATGTGTATCCGAAATGAAATTGGTGACGTGACGTTCGACGTCGAAACGTGGCTGACGTCTACGGCTTTGACTTGTCAATTTGTGTTCCAACTTCCACGATCGTTTACTGACTCTCActtgtaaaaattgtaaaaattaattcgCAAGAAACTACTTGATCTACATATTTTAGTGCTAATTTAAGGGAACAAATAAGTTATTGTAAGCATATTCAGATGTCTGTTAAATTGTGTAAAAGTTACATTTGTTAATTATAGCAAAACTTATTGAAATCTAACTTGTGTACGTTTGTTGTAGAAAAATGGATCAAATCGCAAAATTTGTAGAGCCAGGCAAACAATTCGCAAAAGATTCCATCAGATTAGTAAGAAGATGTACAAAACCCGATAGAAAAGGTAAGAAATTCGTGAGAAATTATGATCTACCTACCATATCAGAACTGTGTTTTCACATTTTGTACAGCGTATTAATAGTTATTGAATTGAAAGCTATTGACTAAGATTACATTAATACATACTTTTTCAAAATGACACATGCTTTGAATATTAAACCATttaaacttgtattaaaattagtacaAGTTTAAAAGATTTGATAATCCAGGAATGTTTCACTATTATTGATTAACGAGTGGACGCCGACTTTGTCttcccttagacctccttaatccgtccctcttgcaaaatccgccCTTAGTGGATgtctatagtgtttttcagaaatgatgggtatggtgacagttcatttcactattaaaagtttgccgcgattcacgacaaTAGCACGTATTATGAACGACATAAGGCagctgtcaccgtacccatgctatttaAAAAcactactaactgtaaactgtaaactacctctgccaaatttcatctttgtatgtcaagaggttttgagatttcatgatgaatgacctttcacatttataaattGAGATATAGATGACACAGACTAtctagttagttagttaaagTAATCAGTTAGTCCCACTCTTTTATGAGAGGAGAATATAATGTTTCTTTTATGGTCATAATTTTGGTAAAGTGATGGCAGTCTTTGGTGGTCACACTTGCCTTATAGCTATTCAAGGTAACAACTTTTTAGATGGTTTTTTAGCTTAGCAACTATTCATATTTAGTtcttttttgtcattttttgaagaaaaagcAAATAAGCCATATTAAACATTCCCAATGTGCAAATCAAACCCAATCAAATCTAATCTTTTGGATTTGATTATGGTCTGGTCTGGTCTTAATTGTGGAACTATTGAGTCttactaaattaatttgttgATTAACCATTATTGCTTGAATTTAGTGATATTGACTAACTACTGTATTAATATACTCAAAGCACAGTgtaattggcagacttcacacaagcaaaTTATATATGCAGGTATTATGTATGTGGGTTTCCTCatgatttccttcaccatttgagacacatgatatttaattttttaaatctgtgtgtatgtgtgaaggctgccaatcctcattgggccagcgtggtggactattggcctgtcCCCtcaaattctgagaggagactcgacctcagcagtaagctgaatatgggttgataactagcAGTGTAATTCCCAACTTCTGAATTTTGTAAGACTAATAAATTCTACAGAGTGTCCACACGCAAATGTGTTGTTTTTTCACTTACCATGAAGTGAGCCATCTGCTTGGTCCATCAATGACAAAGgaaacacattattttttacttctttatttacaaaagcCACTACTCACTATGTGTCCAATGTTGAACATGGACCTTTTTCAAGCAGCACCAGCACACATAATTCTTGACATTCTGGATTCAATTGCAGCTAGGCAGTCACTTTCCAGAGGTTATCAATCCACCTAGTTAAGGGTGCCCAAGGTCTTGTTAAATAGGATTAAAAATggtgtttttcttttattttcagaaTTCCAGAAAATTGCCATAGCTACAGCAATAGGCTTCTGCATCATGGGCTTCATTGGATTCTTTGTGAAGCTCATCCATATTCCCATCAACAACATCATTGTGGGCTCGTAGATTAGGCTAGTTTAGTGCATAGGAACTTTTGCCACAGCTTAGCAACCATACAGTATTTACCCATTCCTataaattaattcattcatGGTTCATTTGACAAATATTCCATTTATAGTGTTTTTGTTGTATCCATTTGTAGCATAAACTTTGTGCTTAAAGTTAGTTTAAAAGAGTAACTAaacatgtttaatttttatgtatcaGATGTTGCAGTAAGCAGCCTGGCATGCCTCTATAATAATGTCGTcatgtacatattttaaaacacaGTTGCTATAATATTGCTTATGTTGTGCATAAATGCAGCTCCAATTTATG
This window of the Bicyclus anynana chromosome 6, ilBicAnyn1.1, whole genome shotgun sequence genome carries:
- the LOC112050223 gene encoding protein transport protein Sec61 subunit gamma produces the protein MDQIAKFVEPGKQFAKDSIRLVRRCTKPDRKEFQKIAIATAIGFCIMGFIGFFVKLIHIPINNIIVGS